One Cricetulus griseus strain 17A/GY chromosome 5, alternate assembly CriGri-PICRH-1.0, whole genome shotgun sequence genomic window carries:
- the Eif5 gene encoding eukaryotic translation initiation factor 5, which produces MSVNVNRSVSDQFYRYKMPRLIAKVEGKGNGIKTVIVNMVDVAKALNRPPTYPTKYFGCELGAQTQFDVKNDRYIVNGSHEANKLQDMLDGFIKKFVLCPECENPETDLHVNPKKQTIGNSCKACGYRGMLDTHHKLCTFILKNPPENSDSGTGKKEKEKKNRKGKDKENGSVSSSETPPPPPPNEVSPPPHAVEEEEDDDWGEDTTEEAQRRRMDEISDHAKVLTLSDDLERTIEERVNILFDFVKKKKEEGIIDSSDKEIVAEAERLDVKAMGPLVLTEVLFNEKIREQIKKYRRHFLRFCHNNKKAQRYLLHGLECVVAMHQAQLISKIPHILKEMYDADLLEEEVIISWSEKASKKYVSKELAKEIRVKAEPFIKWLKEAEEESSGGEEEDEDENIEVVYSKTASVPKVETVKSDNKDDDIDIDAI; this is translated from the exons ATGTCTGTCAACGTCAACCGCAGCGTGTCAGACCAGTTCTATCGCTACAAGATGCCCCGTTTGATTGCCAAG GTTGAGGGCAAAGGAAATGGAATCAAGACAGTTATAGTCAACATGGTTGACGTTGCAAAGGCGCTTAATCGGCCTCCAACGT ATCCCACCaaatattttggttgtgagctgggAGCACAGACCCAGTTTGATGTTAAGAATGACCGGTACATTGTCAACGGATCTCATGAGGCGAATAAGCTGCAAGACATGTTGGATGGATTCATTAAAAAATTTGTTCTTTGTCCTGAGTGTGAGAATCCTGAAACCGATCTG CATGTCAATCCAAAGAAGCAAACAATAGGTAATTCTTGTAAAGCCTGTGGGTACCGAGGCATGCTTGACACACATCATAAACTCTGTACATTCATTCTCAAAAACCCACCTG AGAATAGTGACAGTggtacaggaaagaaagaaaaggaaaagaaaaatagaaagggcAAGGACAAGGAAAATGGCTCCGTTTCCAGCAGTGagacaccaccacctcctccaccaAATGAAGTTAGTCCTCCCCCACATGCTGTG gaagaggaggaggatgatgaCTGGGGGGAGGATACAACCGAGGAAGCTCAGAGGCGCAGAATGGATGAAATCAGTGACCATGCTAAAGTTCTAACACTCAGCGATGATTTGGAAAGAACTATAGAGGAGCGTGTTAACATCCTGTTTGATTTTGTTAAG aaaaagaaagaagagggcatTATTGATTCATCTGATAAAGAAATTGTTGCTGAAGCAGAAAGACTGGATGTAAAAGCCATGGGTCCTCTTGTTTTGACTGAAGTTCTCTTTAATGAGAAGATAAGAGAGCAGATCAAAAAATACAGGCGCCATTTCTTAAGA TTTTGTCATAACAACAAAAAGGCTCAGCGGTACCTTCTTCATGGTTTGGAATGTGTGGTAGCAATGCATCAAGCTCAGCTGATCTCCAAGATACCACATATTTTGAAGGAGATGTATGATGCAGATCTTTTAGAAGAAGAGGTCATCATCAGCTGGTCAGAAAAG GCCTCTAAGAAATATGTCTCAAAAGAACTTGCCAAAGAGATTCGCGTCAAAGCAGAACCATTTATTAAATGgttgaaggaagcagaggaagaatcTTCTGGTGgtgaggaagaagatgaagatgaaaatattGAG GTGGTATATTCGAAGACTGCCAGTGTACCAAAAGTTGAAACTGTGAAGTCTGACAACAAGGATGACGACATTGATATTGATGCCATTTAA